TGATGGTGATGGGGCGGCTCGAATTTTACAGCGTCTGTGTGCTTTTCGTGCCGGCGTTCTGGCGGCGGGGATAGGCGGGAGCGCCTCTCAGAGGGGATCAACCACCATCCGGCGCTCCCGCGCGTAGTCCTCGAGGGCCTCGCGCAGAAGTTTTCGGCCGCGGTACAGCCTTGACATCACCGTGCCCAGGGGGCACTTCATGATGTCGGCGATTTCCTTGTAGGACATGTCCTCGAGGTCGGCCATGATCACCGCGTTGCGGAAGTCGTCCGGCAGCGCCTCGATGGCCTTGCGCACCGGATCGTCCACAAGTTCCAAAAGGTCTTCCTTGTTGCCCTCGCGGGGCTCGAAAAAGACCTCGGGATCAGGCGTGGTCTCCGGAGCCGACTCGAAGCCGGAAAGTTCAACCTCAGTCGGGCGGCGGGTTTTGCGGCGGTACTCGTTGATGAAGGTGTTGCGGAGAATGGTCAGCAGCCACGCCTTGATGTAGGTCCCCTCGCGGAACTTGTCATGAAAGCGCAGGGCCTTGACAAAGGTGTTCTGTGTCAAGTCTTCGGCGTCTGCCGGATTACGGGTCAGGCGCAACGCCACGGCATAGAGCATGTCCACATGCTCCAAGACCTGTTGCTCGAATTCCCGTGAACGTGTTATGACTGGCGCGTCGGCCACAGAATACCATCCCCGCTTACCGCTTGTTTAGAACCATTGCACACCAGTTGTGTCCCGAGAACATCCTGGTGGCGACCTTCCTCAATATTACCAAGAACCTTTCGCTATCGTCAATATTTGTTCCTTGGACTGATCGGGTATCGCCATAGTTTCAAATACTTATGATAATAGTAATAATTATGCTGATTGGATCTGCCGCTGCATCCCAAAAAAGGGGGATCCCCGTAACGCGTTTAGTTCTTTGGGTTTGCCAATCAGGGCTGCCGCCTCCCGCCTGGCCAGGTCCAAAAGGCGCGCATCCAGTATCAAATCTGCAAGGCGCAAGTCGCTTATTCCCGCCTGGCGCGCCCCAAAGACCTCCCCCGGGCCGCGCAACCGCAGGTCGGCCTCGGCGATGTCAAATCCACTGCCATGTTCGCATAGAATTTCCAGCCGCTCACGCCCCTCGGGAGTCTTGGGTTTCCCCAGGAGAAAACAGTAGGAAGTTTCGGAGCCCCGGCCCACACGGCCCCGCAACTGGTGAAGCTGGGTCAGGCCGAACTCTGCGGCGTTTTCAATGACCATCATGGTGGCCCGGGGCACGTCAATGCCCACCTCGATGACGGTGGTGCTGAAGAGCACGCGGACCTCGCCCCTCCTGAACGCGCGGAGTACCGCGTCTTTTTCCTCCTGACACATGCGCCCGTGGAGCACTGCGGCGGGCACACCCGCCAGGGGCCCCTCTGACAATTCCTGGAAATGACGAAGGACGGCGGTTTGGCCCCCGCGGTGTGCGGACTCCTCGACAAGGGGGCATACAATATAGGTCTGCCGCCCCAGGCCCGCCTCTTTCCCGATATGGCGGTACAGGTCGGGCAGTTTTGATTCGGGGATGCGCCGGGTTTTGACGGGCTGCCGCCCGGGGGGCATCTCGTCAATCACGGTGAGGTCCATTTCCCCAAAAACGGTCAGGGCCAATGACCTCGGGATGGGTGTCGCAGTCATCTGGAGCACATCGGGCCGCGGACCTTTGGCGGACAGCAGCGCGCGCTGGCACACGCCAAAGCGGTGCTGCTCGTCAATCACGGCCAGACCCAGCCTTTTGAACCGGGTGCTTTCCTGAAAAAGCGCGTGGGTGCCGACCACCACATCCACCCCGCCACCCGCGACCAGTTCCCGGATTCTGCGGCTGTCCGGAGTGTTGCCCGTGAGCACGGCCACTGTCAGCCCCATGGGTTCGAGCAGTTCACGAAGGGAGGCGGCGTGCTGCTCCGCCAGAATTTCCGTGGGTGCCATGAACGCCGTCTGGGCGCCGCCGTCCGCCGCGACGGCCACGGCGTGGAGGGCGACCAGGGTCTTGCCGCAGCCGACATCGCCCTGTATGAGCCGCAGCATGGGCACGGGTGAGGCCATGTCCGAGACAATGTCGGACACGGCGCGCTCCTGCGCGCCCGTAAGGACGAAGGGCAGTCGGCGGTGCAGTCCCTTGAGCAGGGGGCCGTTGATGCGGTTGGGATGCGCCCGGGACTCCCGTCTCAGGGACTGGCGGCGCTCCAGGATGTCTGCCTGAAGCACCAGCAGCTCCTCGAAGGCCAGCCGCCGCCGGGCGGACGCGGCGTTTTCCGGCGAACCAGGAAAATGAACCTCCCGCAGGGCCTCTTCCATGCCGGGCAGGCCGTGTCTTGCGCGGAGTTTTCCGGGCAGGGCCTCCGCCGCCAAAGGCGCAGCCAGGGGAAGCAGGGCGCGCACCCACCGGCGGAGCATGCGCTGGGTCAGGCCCTCCGCGGCGGGATAGACAGGAACCAGCCGGCCGGTGTTCAGCAGGTCCTCCTCGTCGCCTGTTAGCAGCTCATACTCGGGATTGGCCAGGCACGGGCCCTTGTATTCCGACACTTTGCCGGTAAACAGGCCCCGCGCGCCCTTGACAAAAACGGTCCCCACCAGGAAACCCCGGCCAAAAAACGTGGCGCTCATGGTGCCTGTGGCGTCCTGAAGGGTCAAATGCGCCAAAGACTGGCGGCGGGGCAGCCGCACATGGCGCATCCCGATGATTTCGGCCTCCACGGTGGCCAACTCGCCCTGCCGCACTTCGGCGATGGGGGTGATTTGCCGATAGTCCCGATACTCGCGGGGAAAATGGAACAGCAAGTCGCCCAGCGTGCGCAGGCCAAGCTGCTCCAGGAGGGCCGCCCGTTTGGGGCCGATGCCTTCCAGCGCCGAAACGGGGCTGGACAGTGAAACCGCCTCCGCCTGCGGGGCGGGGGCGGCGGTTGGCAGGTCTTTCTCCATGGCGGTGCGGCGGCGCTCAGCCCACCGGATACTGGTACCGGCCCGTGTAGAGGTCGAAAAGCATCCGGTAGTACTGCATGAAGCGGACCGGCTGATCGTTGTATTCAATCTCCGCCAGGCAATACCCCTGATAGTTGATGCCCTGAAGGAGGGTGAACAGCTCCTGCCAGGGGTATTTGGGGATGCCGATGTCGTTGATGTGGACTTCGGCTATGGCATGTTTCAGCAGGTCAAAATTGGCCTTGATGCTCCCGTTCGCGTCCGTCTCCCCGCCATTGCAGTTCCAGCAGACCAGTGCGTTCGGGTGGTTGGCGTGGTCCAGCATGGCGCGGATGCTGGCGGGCTCGCGGGAACCTTCCGGGCCGTGGACCTCCATCCAAATCTGCACGCCCAAATCCGCCGCAAACGCCGCCACCTCGCCCCAGGCCCTCCCGATGCGCTCATGGGTTACCGCCAGTTCCTCGCCCTTGTTCACACCGTTTGGACGGACCTTGACGCCCGGCGCCCCGACATCCACCGCCAGCTTCACATATTCCTTCGTGCCCTCGATGTTCTTTCGGACCAGCGCCGCATCCTGGGAGTGGAAGTCGAAGGCGGTGCCGAGTCCGGCAATGGCTATGCCCGAGTCGGCGAATTTTTTCCGCACCGTGTCCCGCTCCGCCTTGCCAAGGGCGCTCTCCACCCCGTGGGCGTGGGTGGTGCGAAGCTCGACACCGGCCAGACCCGCGTCCCGGCACAGGGCAATCAACTCGTCGCAGTTCATCTTGGCGCCCATTTGATAGGTCACCATGCCGAGTTTCATGCCGGAACTGCCTGCTGCGGACTGTGCCGCGGCCAGGGCCGCCGCGCCGGGAAACAAGCCAGTCATGCCGGGGCCCAGCCCGGCGGCAACGGTGGATGCCATAAAAGAGCGCCTGGAGATGTTGTTCATTTGTCCGTCCTGTCTCGAAGGTTGCCAACGCCATGGCGGTCGCGCACTTCAGACGCAACCCGCCGCTGTGTTGTACCCATTTTCGGGGACCGGATGCAACCCGCTGGAAACCTTGCGGGAAATGCGCACTGAATTTGGACGGTGGTTGACTTGACATGCGTGCTTCGGAGTATATATTATAATCCTGACCAAGTAACTGGAATATATCGGGTGGTGGCGGCGTTTTTTGAAACAGATGCCCGAAACGGTTCCGGGCGCGGCACAACAAACGGGAGGCATGAGACCATGCGCGTTTACGATGACAACAGTTTTTCCATTGGCCGCACCCCTTTGGTGCGTCTGAACAAGCTCACCCAGGGCATCAAGGCGGCGCAGGTGCTGGCCAAGGTCGAGGGACGGAACCCGGCCTACTCGGTGAAATGCCGCATCGGCGCGAACATGGTCTGGGATGCGGAGCAACGCGGCGCGCTGAAGCCCGGCGGCACCATCATCGAGCCGACTTCGGGCAACACGGGCATCGCGCTGGCGTTTGTGGCGGCGGCTCGCGGCTACAAGCTGATGCTGACCATGCCGGAGACGATGAGCCTGGAGCGCCGCGCCATGCTGAAAGCGCTCGGCGCCGACCTCATTCTGACCCCCGGCGCGCTGGGCATGCCCGGCGCGATTGCCGAGGCGGAAAAGATTGCGGCGGAAAACCCGGGCTTTTTCCTTCCCCAGCAGTTCAAAAACCCGGCGAATCCCGAAATTCATTTCAAGACCACCGGCCCGGAGATTTATGAAGACACGGATGGCCAAGTGGACGTGTTCGTGGCGGGGGTGGGCACCGGCGGCACCATCACCGGCGTGAGCCGCTACCTCAAACAGGCCAAGGGTTCCGGTGTTGAGGCGGTGGCCGTGGAGCCCGAGGCCTCGCCGGTGCTCTCCGGCGGCCAGCCCGGCAAGCATAAGATTCAGGGAATTGGCGCGGGTTTCAAGCCGGACATTCTCGATCTGGGCGTGGTGGACAAGATTGAGCGGGTGTCCGACGACGAGGCCTTCGAGACGGCGCGCCGTCTGGCCAAGGAGGAGGGCATCATCTCGGGCATCAGTTGCGGCGCCGCCGCGGCCGTGGCTGTCCGCCTCGCGAACCTCGATGAGTATGCGGGAAAGACCATTGTGGTGGTTCTGCCCGACTCGGGCGAGCGCTACCTCTCCACCCCGCTTTTCCAGGGATAACCCCGTCACACCAAGGCAAAGACCAATAAGGACCGACCAATGAGCACAGAGAAGCCCCTCGGACTTGGAACACTTTCACTGCACGCGG
This sequence is a window from Candidatus Hydrogenedentota bacterium. Protein-coding genes within it:
- a CDS encoding sigma-70 family RNA polymerase sigma factor, whose protein sequence is MLYAVALRLTRNPADAEDLTQNTFVKALRFHDKFREGTYIKAWLLTILRNTFINEYRRKTRRPTEVELSGFESAPETTPDPEVFFEPREGNKEDLLELVDDPVRKAIEALPDDFRNAVIMADLEDMSYKEIADIMKCPLGTVMSRLYRGRKLLREALEDYARERRMVVDPL
- a CDS encoding sugar phosphate isomerase/epimerase, with the translated sequence MKLGMVTYQMGAKMNCDELIALCRDAGLAGVELRTTHAHGVESALGKAERDTVRKKFADSGIAIAGLGTAFDFHSQDAALVRKNIEGTKEYVKLAVDVGAPGVKVRPNGVNKGEELAVTHERIGRAWGEVAAFAADLGVQIWMEVHGPEGSREPASIRAMLDHANHPNALVCWNCNGGETDANGSIKANFDLLKHAIAEVHINDIGIPKYPWQELFTLLQGINYQGYCLAEIEYNDQPVRFMQYYRMLFDLYTGRYQYPVG
- the cysK gene encoding cysteine synthase A, with product MRVYDDNSFSIGRTPLVRLNKLTQGIKAAQVLAKVEGRNPAYSVKCRIGANMVWDAEQRGALKPGGTIIEPTSGNTGIALAFVAAARGYKLMLTMPETMSLERRAMLKALGADLILTPGALGMPGAIAEAEKIAAENPGFFLPQQFKNPANPEIHFKTTGPEIYEDTDGQVDVFVAGVGTGGTITGVSRYLKQAKGSGVEAVAVEPEASPVLSGGQPGKHKIQGIGAGFKPDILDLGVVDKIERVSDDEAFETARRLAKEEGIISGISCGAAAAVAVRLANLDEYAGKTIVVVLPDSGERYLSTPLFQG
- the recG gene encoding ATP-dependent DNA helicase RecG encodes the protein MEKDLPTAAPAPQAEAVSLSSPVSALEGIGPKRAALLEQLGLRTLGDLLFHFPREYRDYRQITPIAEVRQGELATVEAEIIGMRHVRLPRRQSLAHLTLQDATGTMSATFFGRGFLVGTVFVKGARGLFTGKVSEYKGPCLANPEYELLTGDEEDLLNTGRLVPVYPAAEGLTQRMLRRWVRALLPLAAPLAAEALPGKLRARHGLPGMEEALREVHFPGSPENAASARRRLAFEELLVLQADILERRQSLRRESRAHPNRINGPLLKGLHRRLPFVLTGAQERAVSDIVSDMASPVPMLRLIQGDVGCGKTLVALHAVAVAADGGAQTAFMAPTEILAEQHAASLRELLEPMGLTVAVLTGNTPDSRRIRELVAGGGVDVVVGTHALFQESTRFKRLGLAVIDEQHRFGVCQRALLSAKGPRPDVLQMTATPIPRSLALTVFGEMDLTVIDEMPPGRQPVKTRRIPESKLPDLYRHIGKEAGLGRQTYIVCPLVEESAHRGGQTAVLRHFQELSEGPLAGVPAAVLHGRMCQEEKDAVLRAFRRGEVRVLFSTTVIEVGIDVPRATMMVIENAAEFGLTQLHQLRGRVGRGSETSYCFLLGKPKTPEGRERLEILCEHGSGFDIAEADLRLRGPGEVFGARQAGISDLRLADLILDARLLDLARREAAALIGKPKELNALRGSPFFGMQRQIQSA